Sequence from the Panicum virgatum strain AP13 chromosome 5N, P.virgatum_v5, whole genome shotgun sequence genome:
aagTGTAAACCTTTCATTTATTTACATAAGATCAATAAATTATGGTTAGAATCTCACTTAAAATGATACTAAGTATGTTGCTTTTGGTAACATAGCAATAACTTTAAATGCACTTTTGGCTCGTAACCAGGCGTAATGTCATGATGACCGGTTTCAAATTTTGGAATCGACTCGTAATGTCATGATGACCGGCTTCAAATTTTGAATCacctggctgtgtttagatcctcggaaaagtgggagaaaaagtcacatcgaacactgtagcacactatagcatttttcatttgtttgtggtaaatattatcctaccatgacctaactaggctcaaaagattcgtctcgcaacgtacatcgaaactatgcaattagtttttttatttatcaacatttagtactctatgcatgaattatttgctatatttaatgtttggatgtgatggaaagtttgaatTTTGGGGAGGTTTCTgggcatctaaacacaccccgtGGCTCGGATCAGTCGGCGTTGGCGTGATCCAAACTAGCCCTTCCTATATAACCAGGCGTCCTCTACGCCCTGCAGTATCACCCAGCCATCATggccctccgccaccgccgccgccccttgacATGCTCGCCCCACCCGCACACCCGGAGCCGTGTGGGCGGCGCGACCATGATGGTCGCCGACGCCTACCGTGCCGTGGGGGGCGCTTTGCTGGCGGCGGCCAAGTCCGCGATGCTGCTTGACCAGCCGGCGGCGCCTGTCGCTCGTCCGCCGCTCGCCGAGCTCGTCGACGACAGGGAGGCGGCGTTACCCGGCTCCAACCTCGTCGCTCTCGACGGAGtcgcgccgctcgccgagcTCGTCGCCGACGGGGAGGCGGCGTCGCCCGTCTCCCACCTCGTCGAGAAATTCATCCaccagcgcgcggcggcggcgttgctaCGGAGCAAACTCGTCAAGCAGCGACGCTCCGAAATCGCGGGCACGGGGTGCTACGAAATCGTCGAGGAAGAGTCGAACGAGGATTACGAGGAGATGTGGCTGCTGCTCGGCGTCAACCTCGTCAAGCACGACCGGGAGATGGCGCCGCTCGGCTCCAACCTCGTCGACCTGCACCAGGAGGCCGCGCCACTACCCGGATCCGTGCTCGTCCACCAGGGGAGGCGGCATTGCTCGGCAGCAACATCCTCAAGGAGGACAGCTACATCCGCCTCAAGGCTGAGGGAGATGCCTTCCTCGAAATcgttgaggaggaggtggacggAACGACCGCGCCGATCAGTCGCTCGCGCTCGCTCGCACACCTCCTCTCTTCCTCACCCGCAGCGATCACTGGAGAGGGCAAGGCATCGCACCACTCGAAGCGCTGGAGAGGCCAAGGCATCGCACCACTCGAAGCGCACAGGCTGGGCGCGGAAACCCCACTACCCCTTCTGGAAGAATGGCGGATTTGGGATGTGCCGCGACATCGTCGCCCGCTCACCCGTCCGCGATTCCGGGAAGAGGCATCTCCGGGAAGAGGCATCTCCCTGAGCGGCGCATTGCTGCGGACGGTGCCCCCCTCGCCGCTGCCCCCCTCCCCAACTCTGCCACCAAATATGGTACGTTCTACTGCCGTACTGCGAGATCGCTGAGCCAATTGATGCTGACTGCTTTCCCAAGCCAATTGATGCTGACTGCTTTCCAAATCTCTCTTCAGGTCGGTGCTCTTCTGGTGCGGGCGGGGTCCGACATCATCAGCTCGCTGCTCTGGCGTCATGGTGGCGTTCTCTGTCGGCAGCTGCAGCCGTGGGAGCTGCCGGCGTCGCAAGTGCTTCTCCGCCTCAACCCACTGcttcctcgccgccaccgcagaCGCCGACGTCTACTCCTCCCTCGCCAAGTTCATCCGAACAAAGCCCCCAACCCGCTGCTGGAAGTGGAGGCAGTCCACCGCAAaccactgctcctcctccctcgccgtcgccgccgccgctggcgtcgCAGGCGCCGGAGTCTACTCCTGCTCCCTCGCCAGGTTCGTCTGACCAAGCCCACCGCACTCCCCTCCTGCACTCCGAGACGGTCTTCCGGCACCGAACGATGTCAGTTGCAGTTCGTTTGTTTCTGATCTATCCTTAATATAAGGCATAATTCACCCTCTAACTAGATTATCATCATTCTCAGAGATACTTCAACTGGGAGTCCAATCACATAAACCTGCTGGCAGTTCTGATCATCTCCACAATCTTTCAAGTCATGGGCGTGGGGAGGAAATCAAGAAGTGGAAGGATACCCATCTGACGGTTTACACCGTGTTCATGCTGTTGGCCCTCGGAGGCGTCGGAATCGGCATGATGGCTTCGACGACCGCGGTCGGCATCAATTGGATGAGGAGGGTTTCAGCAAATCTGGCCCGAGCAACCTCCACCGTCTCAGTTGCTCTGCTAACAATCGCTGTGTCAAAACCAATTGGATACAAGTGGGGCATTGGTTTCAGCTGTGCTACAGGCGCCTCGATGATGTTGATTTGGGTGCTGGGGGATCCGGAAGTGAGACATTGGTTTGGTGGAGCAAAGAAGTGGGGCAAGGCTACTTGGGAAAAGACCAAGCTGCGTCTGAAGCAAGCTTGGATTGCCACGGCGCAGAGACTGAAACAAGGATGGGAAAGCACCAAGGGGAGACTGAAACAAAGATGGGACAGCACGAAGGAGACActgaagcaggtttgggttggCACGGTACAGCCGCCTCCGCGCATGCCACGGCCGTCGAGGGCCTCTTCGGTATGAGTAGATGTAGTTGTCCGTCTAATGTTAGTTTCTTGTCTTGGCTGGTAGAAATCGGAGGATAGGTTGCTTAATGCTGGTTGCATGTGCCCCGCCCCCATAAACAGGCTTGGTAGTGAACTCATATAGGGCGAGACTGAGGTGTACTCTGCGCCGTCGTGCGTGTGATGTGTTCATGTTCAATTTTGAAACAATGTGCATGTTTCTTCGAACCTAACCGTGGAATTTTGAAACGTGGTTACGTTATTCATCGCTCGGGAATGGTCATCACGAAACAGGCGGAGGCTGGCAAAGGTTTTCTCGACGAAGAGAAGACAGCAGCGGAACCCGGTACATGCCCAATTGCCCATGGCGTCGATTTGGAGAAACATCAAGCACATAGGAAGATTAGTGGCTTGCGTTAAACTTCACGCAAATCTATCAATTATGCTGGACCAGAGAACACTGGCTAGAATCTTTGCGGAGCACGAAGTTTTAGCTGCACTAAAAGCTACAGCTACAATTGGCCAACAAGAACTGTGAGACACAACAAAGGACGAGTAGACACAagctcaaacacatgcacaagGCTACAAATAAACAATGAAATGAACACCCATAGATTTAATTTAAGGTCGCAATCCTACTCGATGATGAAATACATACTGCACCTACAACTCTGCCCATACATTGGGGGCAGAGATACAGTTCTTGTGTGTATTGTAACTCTTTGGATACACAGCAAGGTTCGGTGATGACCCCGGATCAGCATGTAGCATGTAACGAACTCCTCAGTGAAAGCCTGACGTCAAGTGCAGGAGAAAAGACGGTTGGATTGGAAATGACTAGGCAGCTTTTGGCTTGGGCAGCAGCTGCAGAagctgtctctctctctctccctctctctctctccctctctctctctccatgacTCCATCCGACCATCCCCACGCGTGCGCGCCgtcccgccgctcgccgcctgcaGTCCCGCCTCGCGCTGTCCCGTGATCCCGTCAGCTTGCCTGCCGCGCCACCGCACCAGAGGCGAAGCTAGCCGATCAAATCACCGGGGTCGGCTCTATTAGCACAACGGGGTCAAATACATTAGTGAACAGTGTCTTACACtcatttttgcaaaattcatcGGGGTCCGAGGACCCCAATGATACATGGCAGCTCCGCCACTGCACCGCACGCTGCGGGCCGCCTCCGCGCGGCCCTGCGCCGTGCCAcggagccgccgcgccacctccgCGAGGCCCTGCGCCGCGCCAGACGAGCTCCCAATCCTCATGCTCGTCCTATCTCTGTGCGTTCGCCGGTGTGCTCGCCGGACCGCCGCCGGACCGCCGCTCCGAGCCGCCTGCACCGCCCTTGCGCCtctccacgccgcgccgccgtgtgcGCCAGATCCGCCCGGATGCACTGGCCGCGGGCCTGCGCCGCTCCgccgaggagggaggggagggttggccggcgccggggaggaggcCAGGAAGAGCGCGGAGGGGAAGGTAAGGAGGGGGGAAGAAAAGACACAGAAAAAAGGataggaaagaaagaaaagaaaaaattgaagaaaaacaAGACATGTTTTTTCGAAAGGCGAAAAGAAAAGCTCGCCCGCTCGGGTGTGTTTGCTGTGAGCATGCGGCATTCGTGCTGTGATTTTGAGTACTAGTAGTAGTTCGTTTCCCGTCAATGCACACGTGACAAAAGGTCTTTCAGTtcgtctccctctctctcttaaacacacacacacctgaGGAATCCGGTCTATCAAATTCTAATTTTCCGTCATTTGTTCTCTATCCGGCCGAGATGGTCAGTAAAGGCATCACTGCCTACAGCTCACTCACATTCTAATTCTTCCTTGGCTCCCAGGTTCGTTGACAAAACGGAACCGGCATGAGCTTTGCCGTTCATATATTAATACAGAGGAAAAGAGATGTACTGCTAGACCAATTAGTTTCTCGTCCACCCTTTTGACGAAA
This genomic interval carries:
- the LOC120674940 gene encoding actin cytoskeleton-regulatory complex protein pan-1-like; this encodes MALRHRRRPLTCSPHPHTRSRVGGATMMVADAYRAVGGALLAAAKSAMLLDQPAAPVARPPLAELVDDREAALPGSNLVALDGVAPLAELVADGEAASPVSHLVEKFIHQRAAAALLRSKLVKQRRSEIAGTGCYEIVEEESNEDYEEMWLLLGVNLVKHDREMAPLGSNLVDLHQEAAPLPGSVLVHQGRRHCSAATSSRRTATSASRLREMPSSKSLRRRMADLGCAATSSPAHPSAIPGRGISGKRHLPERRIAADGAPLAAAPLPNSATKYGRCSSGAGGVRHHQLAALASWWRSLSAAAAVGAAGVASASPPQPTASSPPPQTPTSTPPSPSSSEQSPQPAAGSGGSPPQTTAPPPSPSPPPLASQAPESTPAPSPEILQLGVQSHKPAGSSDHLHNLSSHGRGEEIKKWKDTHLTVYTVFMLLALGGVGIGMMASTTAVGINWMRRVSANLARATSTVSVALLTIAVSKPIGYKWGIGFSCATGASMMLIWVLGDPEVRHWFGGAKKWGKATWEKTKLRLKQAWIATAQRLKQGWESTKGRLKQRWDSTKETLKQVWVGTVQPPPRMPRPSRASSV